One Drosophila virilis strain 15010-1051.87 chromosome 5, Dvir_AGI_RSII-ME, whole genome shotgun sequence DNA window includes the following coding sequences:
- the dve gene encoding uncharacterized protein dve isoform X2, whose protein sequence is MLEEAKSLPLHCVVESVHSLHASLTIDTRQPWKRRPNIETDSYVIIAAATPWSEIVQTALQRLGYSQEVANTARGSLIIKHWKPIPLEQISDNPAVPVSDIVGELTSVITLRIVILRPKTSPFGEIKDKLLKLLVLQSHALLRSTGCPLDEVTLSQICRSSHQNTYALPGGEIPDELRRKFDQWWSNQLSPQSAMTPKMLPFMSAPSTVPVVPGDMDFPVGTAMAAAAAAAAHAAAAGAGGAANPLGAMSSRESLLLANEAAAAAAAAAAAAGHHPNAAVGQAQAGGHHGNMLVHPMHAASMHHHHHAQAHGGQYPSQKTRMRTSFDPEMELPKLQKWFAENPHPSRQQIQTYVVQLNALESRRGRKPLDVNNVVYWFKNARAAQKRAEMRGGSLGNAMSALGHAAMNGYLSGHAPLGQNSSSSAGSQPLSMGNLSMSHDYLKSPMSLKSEDIDTMSQHSDELEEEPSRPSTPQLPLSLTTHERHRGSPMLDDDDEEEQQQRQQLRSEQQQQQQPQRSKSAGSDVVNGVDEHEEKPAVLQMGDEAATHDNDNSNSNNANVEATGNALGDEAGANNNNNNNNNNNEQESGSPPKRSTPKEEDDDLDMDEDDEDNEQDTSHLDEFRSPSPDLAGSVTPHKDQLPFPMVPNSMFSQSFMYMSHYIPAFGQAAAAHPHAHHAAAAAAAAGLQPNTLMGGAGLNLSSISNEERRKRNRTFIDPVTEVPKLEQWFAMNTHPSHNLILKYTEDLNTMPYRQKFPRLESKNVQFWFKNRRAKCKRLKMSLYDNSQCSQLGGLGSFVPKYEERD, encoded by the exons ATGCTGGAAGAAG CGAAATCGCTTCCGCTGCACTGCGTAGTGGAGTCCGTGCACTCGCTGCACGCCTCGCTCACCATAGACACACGCCAGCCGTGGAAACGGCGGCCCAACATCGAGACGGACAGCTATGTGATCAttgcagctgccacgccctgGAGCGAAATAGTCCAGACGGCGCTGCAGCGTCTCGGGTACTCGCAGGAGGTGGCCAACACGGCAAGAG GCTCGCTCATCATCAAGCACTGGAAGCCCATACCATTGGAACAGATCTCTGATAATCCGGCTGTGCCGGTTAGCGATATTGTGGGTGAACTGACCTCGGTCATAACGCTGCGTATTGTCATATTGCGCCCGAAGACCTCACCCTTTGGCGAGATCAAGGACAAGCTGCTCAAGCTGCTTGTGCTGCAATCGCACGCGCTGCTCCGCTCCACCGGCTGCCCCTTGGATGAG GTGACGCTCTCGCAGATTTGTCGTAGCTCACATCAGAATACGTACGCTCTGCCCGGCGGCGAGATACCCGATGAGCTGCGCCGTAAATTCGATCAGTGGTGGTCCAATCAGCTCTCGCCGCAGTCGGCGATGACGCCAAAGATGCTGCCGTTCATGTCGGCGCCGTCGACGGTGCCGGTGGTGCCCGGCGACATGGACTTTCCGGTGGGCACGGCAAtggccgcagctgctgcggccgcggcccatgccgctgcagctggtgCTGGCGGCGCTGCCAATCCGCTGGGCGCGATGAGCAGTCGCGAATCCCTGCTGCTGGCCAACGAGGCAGCCGCGgccgctgcggcggcggcagcagcagctggacatCATCCCAATGCGGCTGTGGGCCAGGCCCAGGCGGGCGGGCATCATGGCAATATGCTGGTGCATCCGATGCACGCGGCCAGcatgcatcatcatcatcatgcgCAGGCGCATGGCGGCCAGTATCCTAGCCAGAAGACGCGCATGCGCACCAGCTTTGATCCGGAGATGGAGCTGCCCAAGCTGCAGAAGTGGTTCGCCGAGAATCCGCATCCCTCGCGCCAGCAAATCCAGACCTATGTGGTGCAGCTGAATGCGCTGGAGTCGCGTCGCGGCCGCAAGCCGCTCGACGTCAACAACGTGGTCTACTGGTTCAAGAATGCGCGCGCCGCCCAGAAGCGCGCCGAGATGCGCGGCGGCAGCCTCGGGAACGCGATGAGCGCCTTGGGACATGCCGCCATGAATGGCTATCTGAGCGGCCACGCACCGCTGGGCCAGAACTCGAGCAGTAGCGCCGGCAGCCAGCCGCTGAGCATGGGCAATCTTTCTATGTCGCACGACTATCTCAAAAGTCCGATGAGCTTGAAGTCCGAGGATATTGACACCATGTCGCAGCATTCCGACGAGCTGGAGGAGGAGCCCAGCAGGCCAAGCACACCGCAGCTGCCGCTCTCACTGACCACACACGAACGCCATCGCGGCTCGCCCATGctcgacgatgacgacgaggaggagcaacaacagaggcagcagctgcggtccgagcagcagcagcagcaacagccgcagcgcTCCAAGAGCGCCGGCAGCGATGTGGTCAACGGCGTCGATGAGCACGAGGAGAAGCCCGCTGTGCTGCAGATGGGCGATGAAGCCGCAACACATGACAATgacaactccaactccaacaaTGCCAATGTCGAGGCGACTGGCAATGCGCTCGGCGACGAGGCCGgcgccaataacaacaacaacaataataacaacaataacgagcAAGAGTCCGGCAGCCCGCCGAAGCGCAGCACGCCCAAAGAGGAGGACGATGACCTAGACATGGACGAGGACGATGAGGACAATGAGCAGGATACCAGCCATCTGGATGAGTTTCGTTCGCCCTCGCCGGATCTGGCGGGCAGCGTGACGCCGCACAAGGATCAGCTGCCGTTTCCCATGGTGCCCAACTCGATGTTCTCGCAGTCCTTCATGTACATGAGCCACTATATACCGGCCTTTGGCCAGGCGGCCGCTGCCCATCCGCATGCCCATcatgccgctgccgctgctgccgccgctgggCTCCAGCCGAATACGTTAATGGGCGGCGCCGGTCTCAACTTGTCGAGCATCTCGAACGAGGAGCGCCGTAAGCGCAATCGCACCTTTATCGATCCCGTCACAGAGGTGCCCAAGCTGGAGCAGTGGTTCGCCATGAATACGCATCCCTCGCACAATCTGATACTCAAATATACCGAGGATCTGAACACCATGCCCTATCG CCAAAAGTTTCCGCGTCTGGAGAGCAAGAACGTGCAGTTCTGGTTCAAGAATCGACGCGCCAAATGCAAACGGCTCAAGATGTCGCTCTATGACAACAGCCAGTGCAGCCAGCTGGGCGGCCTCGGCTCCTTTGTGCCCAAATACGAGGAGCGCGACTAG